From a region of the Neobacillus niacini genome:
- the yaaA gene encoding S4 domain-containing protein YaaA, whose protein sequence is MPEEIKLNTEFITLGQFLKLADVIQSGGMAKWFLSENDIFINGEQDQRRGRKLRAGDKVTIPGFGEFLITSN, encoded by the coding sequence TTGCCTGAAGAAATAAAGCTAAATACAGAGTTTATTACGTTAGGACAATTTCTTAAATTAGCTGACGTCATCCAATCTGGTGGAATGGCAAAATGGTTTTTAAGTGAAAACGATATTTTTATTAATGGCGAACAAGATCAAAGAAGAGGAAGAAAGCTTCGAGCGGGAGATAAAGTCACAATTCCCGGCTTTGGAGAGTTTTTGATTACGAGTAACTAA
- the dnaN gene encoding DNA polymerase III subunit beta translates to MRFIIQRDRLVQSVQDVMKAVTSRTTIPILTGIKITASSEGVTLTGSDSDISIESFIPNEEDGDEIVEIKQAGSIVLQAKFFSEIVKKLPTDSVEIEVLGSLQTVIRSGKSEFNLNGLDAEEYPHLPQIEENNKFHIATDLLKTMIRQTFFAVSTSETRPILTGVNWKIENGELNCIATDSHRLALRKAKIEIENNESYNVVIPGKSLNELSKIIDDSNELIDIVITENQILFKAKHLLFFSRLLEGNYPDTSRLIPSESKTDIIVNTKEFLHAIDRASLLAREGRNNVVKLSTIDGGVIEISSNTPEVGKVVEEIQSQSIDGEELKISFSAKYMMDALKALEGTDIRISFTGAMRPFVINPLHDETTLQLILPVRTY, encoded by the coding sequence ATGAGGTTTATCATCCAACGGGATCGCCTTGTCCAAAGTGTCCAAGATGTTATGAAGGCTGTCACTTCGAGAACGACAATCCCAATTTTAACGGGAATCAAAATTACAGCTAGCAGCGAAGGAGTAACCCTAACGGGAAGTGATTCCGATATTTCAATTGAGTCTTTTATTCCAAATGAGGAAGATGGAGATGAGATTGTAGAAATCAAACAAGCTGGTTCTATCGTCCTTCAAGCAAAATTTTTTAGTGAAATTGTAAAAAAATTACCTACTGACTCAGTCGAAATTGAAGTACTAGGATCTTTACAAACCGTTATCCGCTCTGGGAAATCTGAATTTAATTTAAACGGACTTGACGCAGAAGAGTATCCGCACCTGCCACAAATAGAAGAAAATAATAAATTTCATATTGCAACGGATCTTCTGAAAACGATGATACGCCAAACCTTTTTTGCCGTATCCACCTCAGAAACACGTCCCATCTTGACAGGTGTAAACTGGAAGATTGAAAATGGTGAACTAAACTGTATTGCAACAGATAGCCATCGTCTGGCATTAAGAAAAGCAAAAATAGAAATTGAAAATAACGAAAGCTACAATGTTGTTATACCAGGTAAGAGTCTGAATGAACTGAGTAAAATCATAGATGACTCGAATGAATTAATAGATATCGTTATCACAGAAAATCAAATTTTGTTTAAAGCGAAGCATTTATTATTTTTCTCAAGGTTGCTAGAAGGAAATTATCCTGACACTTCTAGACTGATTCCAAGTGAAAGTAAAACTGATATTATTGTTAATACAAAGGAATTCTTACATGCCATTGATCGTGCTTCCTTACTTGCCCGTGAAGGCAGAAATAATGTTGTGAAACTTTCAACTATTGATGGCGGAGTAATAGAGATTTCCTCCAACACACCTGAAGTAGGTAAAGTCGTCGAAGAAATTCAAAGTCAATCCATCGATGGAGAAGAATTAAAGATATCTTTTAGTGCTAAATATATGATGGACGCCCTAAAAGCACTTGAAGGTACAGATATAAGGATTAGTTTCACTGGAGCGATGAGACCTTTTGTTATCAATCCACTGCATGATGAAACCACACTTCAGCTGATTTTACCTGTAAGAACTTACTAG